The stretch of DNA TTTTTTCATCACTCACACATTTTAACAGGCTGAGGCAGAAAGATGAACCTGGTGAGATATTCTGACTTGACAACTACCCTGAGACACAGGGCTGTCAGATGAGCAGTGATTTGTCCCAAATCACCAGATATGCCACAAATGCAACACCTATAATTAATCACATATCACCCCAGACACTGCATCACTCCTACTCACAACTTCATAAATCTAGGAGAACCCAATAAGTTGGACACTAAGTGGCCCATTGCATTCAAGGGAGTATTGCAGATCATGTTTTAAAGACTCCCAGTGATTTTAGATCAGGTAAAATAAGCTGCTTCAGCCAGATACAGAGCCAGCATCTAATACACTGATATCAACTTGTTCTGAAAAACATaagccctttctccaaacccCAGGGTAAGAGGTTCACTCCCTAGTAGAACgaggagaaaaaagggatcAGAGCACAAAAAGGTGAGTGGAAAAGCCCACTGTCTTCTTTAAAACAGATAACACTTCCCACCTTATTTTCAGATCCCTGTTATTTGTAGCTGCTGAAAGAAGAGGCAGCACGGACATATTAACACAAATAATTCCTCTTATTGCAAAAGGGCACATAATCTCCGCAAACAAAACTgacctgattttattttaaagcactgtGATTTATGTTTTGAAGTGTTGCAGTCagcaaggcagctgctgctatTAACAACAAAATTGCCAGCAAGTGCTCCATTAGCACAGTGTGTCAGCCCTCCTCACTACTTGGGTTAATGGTAGAGCTCTGCCTGTCATTCAGAAATAGCAAGTTAATAAGCAAACAGAGCATCAGCAGCCTCTGCACTCCAGTAACATGGACTGCAgtgtcctgccagcaaacaACAAACTCTGCactccttcccctgcccctgGAAACACAGAAAGCACCACACGTGGCCTATTCCCCAGTTCCTTGCTTCCTTCTAGAAACatcccctgaaaaaaaaacaaacagcaccaGAGCAGAACCAGTCTGAACTCAGGAGTTCTCCAGGAATGACACTGAGTCATCACCAAGCTGGAGCACCCCCAGGCTCAATCCACACATGGGAGTGTAAGAAGTGAGTTCTTACTTGTGATGAGAGAGTTCATGATGACGTGAGTGGCCTTGGCCTTCACCACAGGCACCTTGTTCACACTTTCTGTGGATGATGAAGGCGTTATGACAGGTTTCATGTTGGCATCCCCTTCCTCATCctgtggggaagcagcaggggaCAGTTTTGATGGGAAAGTATCCCAGTACCTGGCCAGGACACATCTCTTAACTACAAAAGTGAGACAAGGCcatgctgctctggcagccagcCTTCATCCCATGGGAGAAATCCCTACACTGCGCTCACTACAGCCCAGGAATATTGAGAACCTTAGAATTTATAGCACTGAACAAGCAACGCGCAGCCAGCATTTGAAAGCCTACCAGGCTCAGAACAAACAAGTTGTTAGTCCAAGTACAAAAAGGTcaacaggaaagaaacaagaaCATCTGGTCTTCTCTTAAATACAAGCTGAACTTCAAGGTCAACTGGGTAAAAGCACCAAGAGCACCTTCCACAGGCAGCTCAAGCACCAGCTGTTCACAGAATAACAAGAGTAGAGCCTGGAGTGAACCACTTGTTTTCCCACCTCATTCCTTGTATGTTTCTCATTCAGTGTGTCTGATGGTGACAGTTCTACCACTTACTAACcagcaaagaaacagaaaataaatgctagAAAACAAAATACCCAATGAAGCACTGATTTCCCTCCCACAAAACAGGAGTTCCCTGACTGGAGAGTTTACTTTTTGTACCAAACCACAACTTTCAGTTCTCTCCCACAAGAGATTTAAAAACCAAGGAGGTATAAAGTAGAAGTTAAGATCAAAGGGATGCAGAGCTACATACTTCCATCCAACAATATTTAGCTTAATTTcaaacttaggaaaaaaacctctaaatTTAAAAGGGCTGGTCCTGCACTCAAAGCATAGAATCccagaacggtttgggttggaagggatcttaaagatcatccagttccaaccccctgcgATGGTAgggggacactttccactagagCAGCTTGTTCAGAGCTCCCGCCAGCCTGgccttcaacacttccagggatggggcagccacagtttctctgtgcAAACTGTGCCAGTGCCTTAACCACCCTTATTATAAAGGATTtacatccaacctaaaccacCCTTATACTCTAGTACAATTACACCTGGttagtggggatttttttaaccaCAAACACGGAGGAGACGCTCAGCACACGCTTGTCCCACCTACACCTGCATGTGCCCAGAGCAAGGCCAGGTAGCAGTGCcgggctctgtccccagcccctcccgAGGGTCCTGCTGcgaggggaggggacagccccagccaggcaggaggggTGTAAGGACAGGGGGGAGGCTCGGGAGAAGGAGGATTCCAAGAAAGGGATGCCAGAGCTGCGGGGTACCCAAGGACATGCCGGGTCCAGCCGGGTCGGTACCTTCGAGAGCTCCTGGTACTTGCGCTCGGGGATGACCGGCTGCTTCCAGAGCACGCTGGCGCACAGATCGGCGGGCGGCGGCGTCATGGGCGCCGTGTCCTCCAGGGCATCATCGTAGCTGAAGGCTCGGCGTGGAACACCGAGGGGCAGCGACATCCTGCCCGAGCGGGGCCCGCCGCCCGGCTCCAGCGCTGCGGAGAGAGCGCAGCACTCAGCCCCGCCGCCGCGCCCGACCGAGGCCGGCGGGGAGCGCGTGGGGAACCTTACCGGGAGCGTCGCGCTGCCCAGAGCTCATCGcaggggctcagcagggctcgGTGAGGGGCAGCAGAGCCAAGGCCGGAGCGGCCATAGCGGAACCTCCGGGAGTCGCCACAGCCGGGGGTTGTTTACGCTTGCGGGGGCGCTCTTATAGGGGCGCGGTCTCGCGAGATGTGGTGGTTTCGCGTGGGGCACGCTGGGAGATGTAGTTCGGGGGAGAAGGCGGGATTACCGGAgaggcggggccggggcgggtCCCCCGCGCACCCACGGCCCTAGTGGCGGAGTTGGGGTCCTGTCCTCCTGTAGAGGAGGTTGCTGAGTCAGTCCACAGGGCGCTACGTCCTGGAAAACCAGTCCTGGAAGCTGGCAAGCGCATCAGGGAACACGACTACGTGGCAGACAGTCTCAGTGTGACACCTTTTCtacagctgctccttcctcttgTCAATGGGAGGGTGACCTCTCTGCTGCCCTCCAGTTTCTCGGCAGGGAAGGGAGCCCAGCCTGCTGTCCCAAGCTGAAGGCGCGGGGGAAGGAAGCAGCATGTGGCCCTGCTCCAACTTACACTGCCCACAGGACAATCAACAAAAGTCTGAGTGCGGCCCACACTCAGCCCTGTCACTGCACAGGGTGACAAGTGCCCAATGCCAACATCACCCAGGCTGGCACCAGGAGGTCTCCAAAGCAAGACCACACCAAGCAAGAGCCCACAAATAAGACATTCACAAGCAGCTAGaaagagtattttattttagcaaagCTAAAGAAATGGTGGCTGCCACACAGAAAGTGAGCAGAACAGCACAGTCAAGGCCAATACCAAGAGTCTTTCATGGATAGTTATAACCATCTCTGCCTAGTGAGGGTCCTTCATCCATCACCAGAAGCTTTTTTCAGTTTGGGAAATATTCATGTCAAGCCTACACTTGCAGGTAAACCTGAGGAAAAAGAGCAGTCACTGCACTTCCATTTTTTCTGGCTTGAGTGATGCAATGAAGTTCTTGTATTCTTCAGGATAGAAATTCTTGTACACATTGATCTTTCTCTTTATCTGTTTGGGAGTATCTTGGTAGTAGTTCTTCTCATCCTGAGCCATCTCCTGCAACAAAGGAGACGGTAAGTCAGAGGAGCGGTCCCAAGGGCAAACACCAAACCAGCCTACCCACACCACTGTGATCATTGCCTGACTCAGACAGGGAGCTAGCTGGCCACAGTTTCTCTTAAGAATCAGCTGACTGCAAAACAGGATCCAGGACAGAGAGGATTAGCAGTTTTCATCCTGCTGATGGGAAGATCCAGGAGTGAATCACTCTGGGTGCTCCTTGCTCCGGAATGTACCTTGTAGTTCTCCCCGTGGTTCTGGATCATGTATCGCACATAATCAATAAGGTCTCGTGAGAGTGTGTTCGACTTCTTCTCAGGGAGGCTGGCCTCCAATTCCATCTCTAGGCAGAGGGCAGAGGTAACatgagggaggggaaggaagcaaCAACACCTTAGAGGTCCGCAACCTCCCCCCCCCAGGTTGACTCCAGCCACACAGCTTGGCTGCCGGTGCATACAGGGACGTTTCCCAGCAGGATGATGCAGGAAAATGTTGAAGATAACAGCGCTCTGCTCAGGCTGGAAGCATCCAGGCCTGCATTGCAGCTCTTCTCCAGCTCACATACGAGCAGCAGACCCCTTCAGCCCAGGCTGCAGAGTGGGACTGCTCAGAGCTGCCCAGCCAACCACTGAAACACATGAGGGAGGTACTGCCTCCATCTCGCAGTGACAAGAGCCTTCTTGAGGCTGCAGGGACCAACACTGTGGAAAAGTCATGCTGCTCAACAAGGCTGGATAATAAATAACACCCTTCCCTACCCCGGCACAGCACAGGATGACAAAATAACCCACAAGGGCTTAGGAGAACCCCCAAATGCAACACTGACCATTCACCACGTATGGCTTCCGCACTAGtttctttcctggctgctgtctGTCGCTTTCCTCTTCCACCCCCTGAATTATAgcaaagacaaatgaaaaaaagctgaagaaaaaatgaagagtGCTCTGTCCCCACACATTGTTCCCAAAACTCCAACATGGCTGCAAGGGGCAGAAAATCCCATCTGTCTTAAGCAGAGCCTTACTTGTGCCATTAAACTGGCTTGTAGGAGAGACTGTCAGCTGAGAAACGCTGTGTGAATGGAGACAAATGGCAAACAACGtcattcctgctttttccttgaGTTTCTTGGGGCCACCTTTCACCTGAAAACATTGCCCTCTTATGCAGATGAGCCAGGCTGGCATTGCTGTACACAAAGAGCCTTTATTTGTTATCAGAAGCAATTTggctgcagcattcccagccccaCCTGTCTCTGGCAAGTCCCAGGAGACAGACTGAcgttttttatatttattctaAAGTCCATGATGTTTCCGGAGCGCTGTATCTCGTTCCCACGCCAAGATGTTGGCAAGATAAGCGTGTAGATCAAGATAAGAAATGTGTCCACCGCCAGAGGCTTATCCAGAGCCACCTGCCCCGTGCTGCGAGGGTACCTCCCCCCACAAAGGAGCGGTCCCGGCCAAACCCTTCCTTACCAGCAGCTTCTTCGGGATGGGGACAGCCTTGTTGGGATCCTCGGCCAGGCCCATCTCGGCCAGGTTCTGCGCCACCGACTTGTGCGGATCCCAGGCATGGCGGATGTGCGAGCTGCGCAGGGACAAGGGACATCACGGCTGTGTCCCCCACCCCGCGGCGGAGCGCGTCCTCCTCCCCACCCGCACGCGCAGCGTCCCGGCCGCCCTGCCCCAGCCCACGCCCGGCCCGCGCCCCCCGCGTCCCCGGCGCTCACCAGGCGATGCGGggcgcggcgcggcggcgggcgcTGCGGTAGAGCCGCTTGCGGTTGAGGTTGTAGGAGTATTTGTGCCGCCGGCTCTTCCCCTTGGCCTTCGGCATGGCGGACACACGCGGGCTGGCCACGGGGCTGCCGCGCGCGCCCCGGGGCACCACGGGAAGTGTAGTTCCGACACAGCAGCGCCGCGCGATAAGTGTGCGCGTTGGACTACAACTCCCGGCATACACGGCCTCGGAGGCGGTGGCTACGGCAGCCGGAAAGGGCCGTAGTTGTCACCTTGGCCATGGCGGCCGAGCCGCCCCCGCCGCTGGAGCCGTGCCCGCTGCCCGTGTTCCCTGAGGAGGGATTCACTGAGAAGTTCCTGCGCAAGACCCGCGAGAACCCCCTGGTGCCCCTCGGTGAGAGTGGGGCGGGGGGTGGCGGGACGGAGGCTGAGTGAGGGTCGCGGCCCGGAGCGATGGTCGCTGGTGATGGGGCGGTCCCTCATCCCCGGGCCGGTTGCCACCCGGGGAGGCGCGGCTCGGGTTCGGGAGTGCGGTGGAACCGGCCCGCAGTGCTCAAACCCGGGGAAAGCCGAGCCTCACAGCCCCCGTCCTTCCCGCAGGCTGCCTGTGCACCGTCAGTATCCTGGCCTACGGGATAATCTGCttcaagaaaggcaacactCGGCGCTCCCAGCTGATGATGCGGGCGCGTGTCATAGCCCAGGGCTTCACCTTAGCCGCCATGCTGGGGGGCATGTTAGCCACGGCTGTCAAATCCCGACAGTGACGTCAACCAGGAGTGAAACCGCGGCCGCAGGCAAgccaccagcagccccagctggcGGGATGGATCCTGGCAGATGGAGTTTTCTGAGAGACTGTTGTGATGTCTCGGTGAAGCCAGTTCTGGAGCACTGGAAATGGGGTGAATACACTCTCTAATTAACTTGTAATTTGGGCTgtgtcttttttgttgttgctgttgtttgtttCCCCACGAGCTTAccctcctgcagcactgaggcTGCATGTCACTAAGGCTCACCATCGCTGTCAGATTTCTTGTTCCTGCTTGATGCTGTCATAGGCTGATAAAACCATGTCTTCTTGTTCGTGGTCTGAGGTGTGGTTGAGAAATGAGCTGCCCATGAGGAAGCAACTGCTGCTTATGGCTTGGTCCTGGCAGGACAGAGTCCCTAGGTAGCAGGGGAGGCAGTCTGGGAGTGAACAGGTCTGTGTGACCTGTTCAATTGAAACTGGtgagtaataaaataaattgcagcAAGATTCTGACTGATAACTGGACTGCAGAGCACTGAGAAGCCACAGCTGTAAACatgcagggagaaaaggaatAGGCATGGGTGTCTTGAAGTTGTGGTGATGCAAGAAGAAACAAGATGTAAAACTCCCTGTGAAAACAAGCAGGGAACTTGCATTTTTCAAATGGGGTCTGGCTGTATTCTCTGGGACATGCTGCTGCTTCGGCTGTTCTTGCTGGGGAGTCAACAACACCTTCTTCCCCAAGGGTCCTGCACTGCCTGTGTCCTGACAAACACAGTCCCACGGTTGGATTTTGGATCATAGTGGGGGGTCTGGTGGTCCACGAGGCTTTGCTCTCCCATACCAGGGCCACAGTCTCTGTTTATTgcactggggctgcagcagcttgtacctgcaggggcacagacacctctgcctgtgctgaaaCACCAAGCAACCTGGGTTGCTTCCAGGTGTTGTTCTGTGAGCGGGTGCCTGTGCCCCGAGTCCTTATAAGGATGGGCTGAGGGGTGAAACGTTTGTTTGCAAACAAGCAGGTGGATTGTCCTGTCCAGGGAATTGTGCTGGTGGGCTTTGGCAAGGAGAGGGAAAGCTCTTGCTCACTAGAGCTGACCTCTGAAACACGAGGGTAGGCAAGAACCCATTGCTAGTGCAGAGCAGGGTAAGCTCCACCTCAGCACTGGGGAGCCCAGGGCCTGTCTCGCCACTCCAGCTGCCTTCCATCTTTCCCAGAGGAAACTGCTTTTGGCTGCCTCACTGGcacttccagcccagccagcttGGGGCAGGGGTGTGAGGAGCAGTAGCAGGGCAGATCTGTAAGCACAATCCCTTGGCAGCTGGAGAAGGGTGTAGTGGACAGGGGAGCAGCTTGGCCTGTTTGGACAATCCAGAACTtgcagctccctggggacagagccaagccccaggtcctgctgccactgctttGGCCCCATCCGAGCACAAACCCTTCAGCCTTCCCCTCACTCCTATTTTTTTGTGGTAGGGTGTTtcccctccagccccatcctTTCCATAGGAGGCTTTATGGGTGTGGGTTCTCCTAAACACAGCGTGCATCCCtaacacagaaaaatgacaGCGCCCTGTAGGATTGGAGATGTTGGTTTATTGTAACAGGTAATTTGGACAGTCACAGATACCAAAGCCAAGGGGATGTAGAACAGCAGTGGGCACGGCTCCCCgagagctgccccagcctgaCACAGAGCACATGGCAGCTGGGGGACATAAAggcccagctgcctgcaggtgctggagggACAGAGCACAGGAGGGGCACACTGCCCCCCACAGGTAGCCAGGGgtgcttcctgctgctctgcaatgAAAGACtgaggcaggcagcagagtccccaggtgttctgcagcacagcagagctgcctaTGCATGCTGGAGCTCAGGAGGGCCAAGCAGGAACGATCAGCCCTACTACGGGCAGGGGGCACAGTCCCAACGCACAACACCAAGTGATTCCCTACACATACATTTACCTTCCCAGTCCACTGGTGAGATCATGCCCCAGAGCCATGGGTGCCCGGGCAcccccacagctgcagcagcaggactaGTGACATTCTGGCCctgagccacagctgcagggcaggagaaCCCTGTACAATTGATTtccagctgagcagggctctgcaGTGGGGCTCAAGTGAATGTTTTGTGGGCTCTGGTCTATGTCCCTCCAAGCTGCAGCAAGCCTTTCCCAAGCCCTCAACAGGCCAGACCCAGGGGACCAGTTCAAGgctgtcccctctcctgctaCCCAGGAGTTGTATAGATTCCCAGAACTGGTGCCATCCCTGCCAAGCAGAGGAGAGAAAGTTCGAGCAGGGAGCAGGACTGAGGCATCTCCCTATACTGTCTTAGGTGGGCAAATCCAGGGGGGCAGAGCAACTGCAGAGAGATGTGCAGATTGTTCTCAGGGACAGTACAAGCCCCAGCACCAGAGCCCTGCTCTAGGCCCCCTGGGTTAGGAAGCTGAGGTCTTGACCTGCCCAACAGCAGCTGGACCTTCCTACATCCTTCCCTTCAACTACACAGCCTCCATCTCCCATTCTGGTAGcaagggaaggagcagagcaaaGCCAAGGGTCCCCCCAAAGCCTGGCATTTCACATTCCCAACTGCTGGTGTTCATGGGGGAAGGACAGGAAACATCCTGCACATTCCCCCCCATAGTCCCTTTCTGGTGACCTCCACCACTGTGCTGCAAGCACTGCAGGATGGATGGCACATGGACACCGGAACCCCACCAACTTTTTGCGGCAtagccaggctgggcagagttCTGATGGGCTTGGGACAGCCACTGGCAGTCCAGGCCCAACCTGGGCACCTGTACTCACATTCCTCAGTCCCTGCCAGTCTGGCAGTGCCATGCTGCAGTCATGCTCCCTGCAAGACCCAGCAGTGTGGAGCCAAGCCAGGGCTATTTCTCTACCCTCCcaaccctgctccagctctgctctgaatCCCATGGGAAAGGTAGACAGCAGCCCAGGATCCCACAGGGATCTCTGCCTCAGGGCTAGGACTGAGGCCTGGACATGGGACTGCCAGGACAGCTGCAGGCAAGTTtattcccagcacagggctgaagTGGGGAACACAGGATGGGATATTCCCTGTTCATTCAGCCATGCCCTAAGACATAACCTCCTGAAGAGCCTGGACTGGGGCTTCCCCACTAACTCAGCTCTGCCACCCAGTGCTGCTTCCCGGGGAAATGCCACAGTGATTTATAAATAAGTGTAAAAAGAGACCAATGCACCTTTTAAGCAAAGGAAAACCATGGGGAGAGTTATACAACCAGTGACTCGAGCACAGCCGAGGCGCAGATCAGGGAGCAGGCAGTGGGAGGCCCTTCCTGGGCCGGCCCCTGAAGCCACGCGGCTCAGTGAGCCCAGCCTTGCCCGCTGCTGCGccccctggctgtgccaggcacagctAACGGGACAGGGGCGTCTGTTTGAGGGAGATGAGCACCGAGCGCATCCGTGAGACATCCTTGCTCTGCTTGCTGCTCTTGGGGTTGAAATCACACAGCTGGGCCACCTTCTCCCACTCAGAGCCTGGGGTCTCCTCCTTGGACTCCTTCAGGAATGCTTCCTCCGAGGCCCTGCAAAGACATTGAGGGTTGTCACTGGCAGAGCCCTTTCCAAGGAGGCTCTTCATTCTGTCTTAAAACCCCTTGTGTCCCTGCTTCCTATCCCTTTACTCCAGGTGATGAGCTCAGTGTCCTCTGGGACCCAAAGGCACAGGATGCTCAAGTCTGCCTTTGGCTGCACTCACCCAAAACATCATTCATCCAGGGGTGCAGGAGTATCTGCCTGCTCCCAAGACTTCACCCCCCAGAGCCATCCCCAAAAAGGGATAAGAGCCCACGGCTCTGCATCTTCAACCAGCTCCCACAGAGGCACTTCCAGGAGCTCCACTCCTAAAACTCCACCATTTGGAGGCACTCAACTGCATCATCCTCCCTCTGGTACCTCACCAGagcccagcacctcccagcatCCCCCTTTCCCTCGGCTGGGCAGGCAGTGATGGGGCAGGGACCCTCAGAGCCTGCGGGGCAGGATATGGTCTGTAAGAGGCACATACACGTAGCCAATGATATCGGCGTCCGGCTGCTGGTAAAAGGCTTTGTCAGCGATCCTAGCCCAgggcacagagagagagagagcggAGTGGAGCGACAGGCACGCAGAGGGTTAGAAAGAGAGAACAGAAGGGGTTAGTCCTCCCAAAGAGTGACCCACACACTAAAGAACACCAGAACCTGGAGCCCAGCCCTTCCCCCCTGCAAGCCCCACGCAGGGGCAGGAAGCAGCAAGATGCCCAGGTGATCCCAGCGTGGTTCCAGCCAGAGCTTGCTTGCCaaagctctgtccctgcagggctgggcccCACTGTGGGGAAAGAGGCCCTCAAATATCCCAGGAAGGCAGACAGTCCTCTTGGCCATGCTGACCCAAAAATACCTGTTGTTTGCTCGGTTCTTCTCCATCTGCTCATTCTGACGCAGGTTCCACTCCTCCAGGTCCTTC from Cinclus cinclus chromosome 14, bCinCin1.1, whole genome shotgun sequence encodes:
- the NOP16 gene encoding nucleolar protein 16 isoform X3, with translation MPKAKGKSRRHKYSYNLNRKRLYRSARRRAAPRIACSHIRHAWDPHKSVAQNLAEMGLAEDPNKAVPIPKKLLGVEEESDRQQPGKKLVRKPYVVNEMELEASLPEKKSNTLSRDLIDYVRYMIQNHGENYKVHSGARSTQSDSLLDLPISRMKTANPLCPGSCFAVS
- the HIGD2A gene encoding HIG1 domain family member 2A, mitochondrial; translated protein: MAAEPPPPLEPCPLPVFPEEGFTEKFLRKTRENPLVPLGCLCTVSILAYGIICFKKGNTRRSQLMMRARVIAQGFTLAAMLGGMLATAVKSRQ
- the NOP16 gene encoding nucleolar protein 16 isoform X1; its protein translation is MPKAKGKSRRHKYSYNLNRKRLYRSARRRAAPRIACSHIRHAWDPHKSVAQNLAEMGLAEDPNKAVPIPKKLLGVEEESDRQQPGKKLVRKPYVVNEMELEASLPEKKSNTLSRDLIDYVRYMIQNHGENYKEMAQDEKNYYQDTPKQIKRKINVYKNFYPEEYKNFIASLKPEKMEVQ
- the NOP16 gene encoding nucleolar protein 16 isoform X2; amino-acid sequence: MPKAKGKSRRHKYSYNLNRKRLYRSARRRAAPRIACSHIRHAWDPHKSVAQNLAEMGLAEDPNKAVPIPKKLLESDRQQPGKKLVRKPYVVNEMELEASLPEKKSNTLSRDLIDYVRYMIQNHGENYKEMAQDEKNYYQDTPKQIKRKINVYKNFYPEEYKNFIASLKPEKMEVQ